Proteins found in one Aspergillus chevalieri M1 DNA, chromosome 2, nearly complete sequence genomic segment:
- a CDS encoding DUF1765 domain-containing protein (COG:S;~EggNog:ENOG410PITE;~InterPro:IPR013887;~PFAM:PF08578), which translates to MSASSPDLLNQSNQEENVLNRAASYQNLPEATKTTVSPPLRRTFSDLTSPHRAPSPTKEDVAAGKDILRRASLRSQNRAMGSPRRSGSSGEQKQEDAPTRESQDTLMTVPETRPPEPVARPSKARAVSGRLVNLARRQWASSSPSRPGSPSSTKSSKSRSSPTEDRSSTSSDQGPGTDTDAQPLSRKRTLLGKRPRRPMVAVVTHGRNDSVDSPSSPSVNSLRAKGSLEKLSASLNVSTPVLPPMPKGAAATAAALSGTSMDPPRKKDDLWNVFRGLEGDYQKFQSKSSALKANVIRSSLIPFLSRHQLHSCKNLRAEDLDRRVNILNKWWTGLLEMLNGRNNQSISGTDRPVYLEAVVGIMTRPEWRIAFPISQPSESLPKSLQHATSISDSSERSSGSDFLLESIHHNIRNIFIQNLLSQMAFVVERMSMRHAPASLVAFCGKACAYAFFFCPGVADILVRLWNTPASIYRRILAESSVDGSSATRLLTQDLALSFPMALRPLSFHSHASLMRYLRQKPDAPLNTSHIPWHGPWISRWCGRDTDLFFVFVKFIHILYADSIPRGIDKGKRILAPGLLPIHAQLLIVLEDTLYKQSALQVPDNSHTAAAITFDDFIEGADASVSALPLGGANSHRSMAENRLIILLRDFLSESSVEPNHARLLYAESFCGIMKLAARRTSLYDHNACFTLCDFLEEAIPIITKFSQSVEMVLLDWPFWLDACRQMMQSSNSLTEVKVFSFLFCMWNTWVASEERKADLCLGFLLHDDWFFQYFNHWSPMIRAYFHRLVCWRIARFNEEPSPLDSAIYEALANKLHRMWEHYVAFQTKATEEHDPPLSSAPCTPAPGRRIIIIRCDNQLSPANLFVSFDRVVPPAPPEPPAKPKKSSGGSSTSESSSSESPPPPPPSKKKWNLLKAMFGASSSLKSSDAQASNNSDETGTRSPDTTLSTDKCLDGHPERSQQSSSEPPPQPKPAHQPFFFKFSLEWMDRPHWPGKNRRLFPPSLPAAAQVHLQQLRQSRVSRSESDASKDVPQSAKGENDDTETGNQAASPTDEQPPAPPAKDPIVPYQVPKAAAYDKLVASKYVGRALAEWALIVSEYDSFFARRRDEGVPCDRLVETPMLGVENIKK; encoded by the exons ATGTCGGCATCCTCTCCTGACTTGTTGAACCAGAGCAACCAAGAGGAAAATGTCTTGAATCGTGCTGCTAGTTACCAGAATCTTCCCGAGGCTACCAAGACCACAGTCTCACCACCACTGCGGAGGACGTTTTCAGACTTGACTTCTCCCCATCGGGCCCCGTCTCCGACAAAGGAAGATGTCGCCGCCGGCAAAGATATTCTGCGGCGCGCTTCTCTGCGCTCCCAAAACAGGGCCATGGGGAGCCCGCGCAGATCGGGATCATCGGGTGAACAGAAGCAGGAGGACGCACCAACGCGTGAATCGCAGGATACGCTCATGACAGTGCCTGAGACAAGACCTCCGGAGCCCGTGGCCCGGCCCTCCAAGGCCCGTGCAGTGTCCGGAAGGTTGGTTAACCTTGCACGCAGGCAATGGGCCTCCAGCTCGCCGTCTCGACCAGGGTCTCCATCTTCtacaaaatcatccaaatcACGTAGCTCACCCACAGAGGATCGATCGTCCACGAGCTCAGATCAAGGTCCCGGTACAGATACAGATGCTCAACCACTCTCTCGCAAGCGGACACTCCTAGGCAAGCGGCCACGGCGTCCAATGGTGGCCGTGGTGACCCATGGTCGCAACGATAGCGTGGACTCGCCAAGCAGCCCTTCAGTGAATTCGTTGCGGGCCAAAGGCTCCCTGGAAAAGCTGTCTGCATCTCTCAATGTCTCGACCCCGGTTCTACCACCAATGCCAAAGGGAGCAGCCGCCACTGCCGCGGCCCTGTCCGGCACCAGCATGGATCCTCCACGGAAAAAGGATGATTTATGGAACGTCTTTCGTGGACTAGAGGGAGATTATCAAAA ATTCCAATCCAAGTCGAGCGCCTTGAAAGCCAACGTCATTCGTTCCTCCCTGATACCGTTTCTCAGCCGTCACCAACTTCATTCCTGTAAGAACTTGCGAGCCGAAGATCTGGACCGCCGAGTGAACATCCTCAATAAATGGTGGACTGGTTTGTTGGAGATGCTCAATGGCAGAAACAACCAATCGATTTCTGGTACTGATCGACCGGTGTACCTGGAGGCTGTGGTCGGAATTATGACCCGACCAGAGTGGAGGATCGCGTTCCCAATATCCCAGCCCAGCGAGAGTCTACCAAAGTCGTTACAGCATGCGACCTCCATATCGGACAGTTCGGAGCGATCATCCGGTTCGGATTTCCTCCTTGAGTCGATACATCACAACATCCGGAACATATTCATCCAGAATCTATTGTCCCAGATGGCCTTCGTCGTGGAACGGATGTCCATGAGACATGCTCCCGCCAGCTTGGTAGCTTTTTGTGGTAAAGCATGCGCCTAtgccttctttttctgccCGGGTGTGGCAGATATCCTGGTCCGCTTATGGAACACACCGGCCAGCATCTATCGACGAATTCTTGCTGAATCGAGTGTAGACGGAAGTAGCGCCACACGCTTGCTTACCCAGGACCTGGCCCTGAGTTTTCCCATGGCCTTGCGGCCGTTATCTTTCCATTCCCATGCTTCCCTGATGCGGTATCTCCGCCAAAAGCCCGATGCTCCTTTGAATACCAGCCATATTCCATGGCACGGTCCCTGGATCTCCCGATGGTGCGGCCGCGACACGGATCTTTTCTTCGTTTTTGTCAAATTCATACACATATTATATGCGGATTCGATACCGCGAGGGATTGACAAGGGAAAGCGAATCCTGGCTCCGGGCTTACTTCCAATCCATGCACAGTTGCTCATAGTTCTGGAAGACACGCTGTACAAGCAGTCTGCTCTCCAGGTTCCCGATAATTCTCACACAGCAGCCGCCATTACTTTTGACGACTTCATCGAGGGTGCCGATGCTTCGGTTTCGGCCCTCCCCTTGGGTGGTGCCAACAGTCACCGCTCTATGGCAGAGAACCGTCTTATTATCCTTCTTCGAGATTTCCTCTCAGAGTCGTCTGTCGAGCCGAACCATGCCCGATTGTTGTACGCCGAGTCCTTCTGCGGGATAATGAAGTTGGCGGCTCGAAGAACATCGCTGTATGACCATAATGCGTGCTTCACGCTGTGTGACTTTCTGGAGGAGGCCATCCCTATAATCACCAAATTCTCGCAATCTGTCGAGATGGTATTGCTTGATTGGCCATTCTGGCTGGACGCGTGTCGACAAATGATGCAGAGTAGCAATTCTCTCACTGAAGTCAAGGTGTTCTCATTCCTCTTCTGCATGTGGAATACATGGGTTGCATCTGAGGAGCGAAAAGCAGACCTTTGCTTGGGTTTTTTGCTGCATGATGATTGGTTTTTCCAATACTTCAACCACTGGAGTCCGATGATTCGTGCTTATTTCCATCGCCTGGTCTGCTGGAGGATAGCCAGATTTAACGAGGAACCGTCGCCACTCGACTC GGCCATTTATGAGGCATTGGCAAACAAGCTGCATCGGATGTGGGAACATTATGTGGCGTTCCAAACGAAAGCTACCGAGGAACATGATCCTCCACTCTCATCTGCACCCTGCACTCCGGCTCCCGGACGTCGAATCATCATTATTCGTTGTGACAATCAGTTGTCACCGGCTAATTTATTCGTCTCCTTTGATCGCGTTGTACCCCCTGCCCCGCCAGAGCCTCCTGCGAAGCCGAAGAAAAGCAGTGGTGGTTCTTCGACTTCGgaatcttcatcttctgagtcaccaccaccaccaccaccttcgaagaagaaatggaacctCTTGAAAGCTATGTTCGGTGCCTCTTCCAGCCTGAAGTCATCAGATGCCCAGGCTAGTAACAATTCGGACGAGACGGGCACTCGCTCCCCCGATACCACATTAAGCACCGACAAGTGTCTGGATGGTCATCCTGAGCGATCTCAACAAAGTTCGAGCGAGCCTCCTCCCCAACCAAAGCCAGCACACCAgcctttctttttcaagttcTCGCTGGAATGGATGGATCGACCTCACTGGCCTGGTAAGAACAGGCGtctttttcctccttcttTGCCAGCAGCTGCGCAAGTTCACCTACAACAACTCCGCCAGTCCAGAGTCTCGCgatctgagtctgatgcatcaAAGGATGTCCCGCAAAGTGCAAAGGGAGAAAATGACGACACGGAAACTGGCAATCAGGCTGCATCTCCTACAGACGAGCAACCCCCAGCACCTCCTGCGAAGGATCCTATCGTCCCGTACCAAGTCCCTAAGGCCGCTGCATATGATAAACTTGTGGCCAGCAAATATGTTGGCCGTGCACTTGCAGAATGGGCCTTAATTGTGTCCGAGTACGATAGCTTCTTTGCACGCAGAAGGGATGAAGGTGTCCCTTGCGACCGGTTGGTCGAGACTCCAATGCTGGGCGTTGAAAACATCAAGAAATAA
- the SUA7 gene encoding transcription factor SUA7 (BUSCO:EOG09262PAY;~COG:K;~EggNog:ENOG410PIN2;~InterPro:IPR013150,IPR036915,IPR023486,IPR000812, IPR013137,IPR013763;~PFAM:PF00382,PF08271;~go_function: GO:0017025 - TBP-class protein binding [Evidence IEA];~go_process: GO:0006352 - DNA-templated transcription, initiation [Evidence IEA];~go_process: GO:0070897 - transcription preinitiation complex assembly [Evidence IEA]): MAAVSAAARQDPNQWKKNLSAHVICPECKEMPPNLEFPDSHETVCGSCGLVLSDREVDMHSEWRTFSNDDQNNDDPSRVGDATNPLLNGDQLETQIASGGSGKIRDLYRAQNKQSSEKANKALLAAYKEIGALCDGFNIQKNVADTAKYLFKVVDDAKAFKGKSQDVIIAGCIFIACRQCKVPRTFTEIFAVTKVTRKEIGRIYKALEKFFTNQNLERINSVVSNGGVPDPNDTYTATTSTKPSDLCNRFCNLLDLPFQVTSVSSALSDRVTTMGDLAGRSPLSIVAACIYMASYLMGHGKSAKEISQVAHVSDGTIRGAYKQLYAERERLVDPDWVKEGKGDMKNLPAS, encoded by the coding sequence ATGGCTGCCGTTTCCGCCGCCGCACGGCAAGATCCCAACCaatggaagaagaacctTTCGGCCCATGTCATCTGTCCTGAGTGCAAGGAAATGCCGCCTAACTTGGAGTTTCCCGACTCTCACGAGACGGTTTGCGGTTCCTGTGGTCTGGTGCTTTCGGACCGAGAGGTTGACatgcactccgaatggcgtACATTCTCCAATGACGATCAGAATAACGACGACCCTTCTCGTGTCGGAGATGCCACGAACCCGTTGTTGAATGGTGATCAACTGGAGACACAAATCGCAAGTGGGGGTTCTGGCAAAATCCGCGATTTGTATCGGGCTCAGAACAAGCAGTCTAGTGAGAAGGCGAACAAGGCTCTTCTCGCAGCGTACAAGGAGATCGGTGCGCTATGCGATGGTTTCAACATTCAAAAGAATGTAGCCGATACGGCCAAATACTTGTTCAAGGTCGTTGATGATGCCAAGGCCTTCAAGGGCAAGTCGCAGGACGTGATTATTGCTGGGTGCATTTTCATTGCCTGCCGCCAATGCAAGGTTCCGCGTACCTTCACAGAGATCTTCGCGGTTACAAAAGTAACGAGGAAAGAGATCGGGCGTATCTACAAGGCTCTGGAGAAATTCTTCACGAATCAGAACCTCGAGCGGATCAACAGCGTCGTGTCGAACGGTGGTGTTCCAGACCCCAACGATACCTACACCgccaccacctccaccaaGCCTAGTGATCTCTGTAACCGTTTCTGTAACCTGCTCGATCTCCCGTTTCAAGTCACGAGTGTGTCTTCTGCGCTCTCCGATCGTGTTACGACAATGGGTGACTTGGCCGGCCGATCTCCTTTGTCTATCGTGGCGGCGTGCATCTACATGGCTTCCTACCTGATGGGACATGGCAAGTCTGCCAAGGAAATCTCCCAGGTGGCACACGTTAGTGATGGAACAATACGCGGTGCCTATAAACAGCTCTACGCCGAGAGAGAGCGCCTCGTTGATCCCGACTGGGTCAAGGAGGGCAAGGGTGATATGAAAAACCTTCCTGCCAGCTGA
- a CDS encoding uncharacterized protein (COG:S;~EggNog:ENOG410PJKN;~InterPro:IPR021582;~PFAM:PF11489): MSTQPPAIPPRPSRTPQQQRQQQQGPPPTSAPDAPKIPPRPNKLIERSMSPLRQNYAPSPLNEKPGSSGLNRTTSNDQVPRPASVTIPSLGEEGIEYEDLSVGKPVEDPETRNVDSELKLHAPKPSLPTSSAAAKVQAVTRTDSRQAAAAGIGAETPGSEEQHERPGRPLHSRTISSREESSTASADRYHEEHGIPEIGQRVPMYPNAGDVQAPSPAPHQLEHGQRPGRSQHRALSGREASLPPGSYGLHGHGVHNNDKFEKAWYEKHPDEYAKEEQSQHAPGGTPKPDWALSSDDLNKIVRGSAVTGSGLGTSPAVTGTPEEEVGYMASDEYTQRMASPAPDRSVRPAVESPLRKMSHPTTEKESKQESTQGSGVIHVDEPYHHSHHPDGFAPTPAPEEQTKAGEGEREEEEPILAADEVRPESAFQHPAVSPTLERGDSFDEFRSRTPSTGHSRSNSRSTSNHGRPALARYTSRGSEREDVHTPLEDVAEYEPLFPEDNKEKRPVSTAERFKQRPELKHRFPSQDIWEDSPNSLHLHATVTTPDVPKLESFETPEQESIRRSQAASVDPHEVATHILESEEHKEDETKRPSISKQRFPSKDVWEDAPDSQQLVTTVRAPEGAPQEAPREVPREAPKESPKEELTSPEVPKKPSIPARPARRPQLTPPAVDHSTKPGTSPTEKRQPPSIPGRPKPQIPARPAKKSPEEPKKEEPKDVAAKPKPPVPARPGGSKIAALKAGFLSDLNSRLQGGPPKAPEKKEEDPVEKKPLQDARKGRARGPARRKPAPAAAPPTTAPTKTETAGTKLPTIPEVKVADVWNIWQIDENGQLVVSGHDVSKKPEPGPGPSQPELSKLEPPQPEPSKLEPAEPDRKTESPQAEPTEREPLPEPSKPELSQPDIPPMAPELSKNVAGEPTDPVPSPKLIQMPESELEKKLESVVEPVTKQEENEPSPVESQAPGPLTIAEPEIPNIAKSPTTSPTTSNPDAELPAIESKIIEPQETNKPSEATPKLKLEETAENMAASADGKRESDGDT; encoded by the exons ATGTCAACACAACCTCCGGCCATCCCCCCGCGGCCGTCACGCACGCCTCAGCAGCAACGGCAACAACAGCAGGGCCCACCACCCACATCGGCACCAGACGCTCCAAAGATCCCTCCTCGCCCGAATAAGCTTATCGAACGGTCTATGTCCCCGCTACGTCAAAACTATGCACCATCTCCTTTGAATGAGAAGCCCGGTAGCTCAGGTCTGAACCGAACGACCTCAAACGACCAGGTGCCACGGCCCGCCAGTGTGACAATACCATCTCTAGGCGAGGAGGGCATAGAGTACGAAGATTTGAGTGTTGGAAAGCCTGTGGAGGACCCCGAAACTCGGAATGTCGACAGCGAACTCAAGCTTCATGCGCCGAAGCCGTCTTTGCCGACTTCTAGTGCCGCTGCAAAGGTACAAGCTGTCACTCGGACGGACTCTCGCCAGGCGGCTGCGGCCGGTATTGGTGCGGAAACCCCAGGGTCTGAGGAGCAACATGAGCGTCCGGGCCGCCCGCTTCATTCCAGAACGATCAGTTCGCGGGAGGAGTCCTCTACTGCTTCTGCAGACCGTTATCATGAGGAACATGGGATTCCAGAGATAGGACAAAGAGTCCCGATGTATCCCAACGCGGGCGATGTGCAGGCTCCATCTCCTGCGCCTCATCAACTGGAACATGGGCAGCGCCCTGGGCGTAGTCAACACCGTGCTCTCAGTGGCCGTGAAGCTTCTTTGCCCCCGGGTAGTTATGGCCTTCATGGCCACGGCGTGCATAACAATGACAAGTTTGAGAAAGCTTGGTATGAGAAGCATCCCGATGAGTACgccaaagaagaacagagcCAGCACGCACCGGGTGGTACCCCTAAGCCAGACTGGGCCTTGAGCAGTGATGACTTGAATAAAATCGTTCGTGGCTCAGCCGTGACTGGATCGGGATTGG GAACCTCTCCTGCCGTGACAGGCACCCCAGAAGAAGAGGTCGGCTACATGGCTTCGGACGAGTACACTCAGCGCATGGCATCCCCGGCACCTGACCGCAGTGTGCGTCCTGCGGTTGAGTCACCTTTGCGGAAGATGAGCCATCCCACCACTGAGAAGGAGAGTAAGCAAGAATCTACGCAAGGATCGGGCGTGATCCACGTCGACGAGCCCTATCACCATAGCCATCACCCCGATGGATTTGCACCGACTCCCGCGCCCGAGGAACAGACTAAAGCAGGTGAAGGTGAAcgtgaggaagaagagcccATTCTGGCGGCCGACGAAGTGCGCCCAGAATCAGCGTTCCAGCATCCGGCGGTCTCTCCCACTCTTGAGAGAGGTGATAGCTTTGATGAGTTCCGAAGTCGGACGCCTAGCACCGGTCACAGTCGGTCCAACAGCAGATCCACCAGCAATCACGGTAGGCCCGCATTGGCACGTTACACTTCGCGTGGCTCAGAGCGCGAAGACGTTCATACGCCTTTGGAGGATGTCGCAGAATATGAGCCTCTATTTCCAGAAGACAATAAGGAAAAGAGGCCCGTGTCGACCGCGGAACGGTTCAAACAACGGCCAGAGCTCAAGCATAGGTTTCCGAGCCAGGACATCTGGGAGGATTCACCCAACAGCCTGCATTTACACGCCACCGTCACGACGCCAGACGTACCGAAACTTGAATCATTTGAAACGCCAGAGCAGGAATCTATTCGCAGAAGCCAGGCAGCCTCTGTTGATCCACATGAAGTTGCTACGCACATCCTCGAGTCGGAAGAGCATAAAGAAGATGAAACGAAACGTCCCAGTATTTCTAAACAGAGATTCCCTAGCAAAGACGTATGGGAAGATGCTCCTGACAGCCAACAGTTGGTGACCACTGTGAGAGCTCCCGAAGGAGCCCCTCAAGAAGCTCCTCGCGAGGTGCCTCGGGAAGCTCCTAAGGAGAGCCCTAAGGAGGAGTTGACTAGTCCAGAGGTGCCTAAAAAGCCAAGCATCCCTGCGCGGCCTGCGAGGCGTCCGCAACTAACTCCTCCGGCGGTGGATCACTCTACCAAGCCGGGGACTTCGCCCACCGAAAAGCGGCAGCCACCGAGCATACCCGGCCGACCAAAGCCACAAATCCCGGCCCGTCCAGCTAAGAAGAGCCCAGAAGAgccaaagaaagaagagccCAAAGATGTCGCAGCCAAACCGAAGCCGCCGGTCCCAGCCCGTCCTGGCGGCAGCAAGATCGCTGCGTTGAAGGCTGGCTTCTTGTCGGATCTTAATTCACGTTTGCAGGGCGGTCCCCCGAAGGCaccggagaagaaggaagaggatcCAGTTGAAAAGAAGCCGCTCCAAGATGCTCGCAAGGGCAGAGCTCGTGGTCCAGCACGGAGGAAGCCTGCTCCTGCGGCTGCTCCTCCCACCACGGCCCCAACAAAAACCGAAACTGCGGGCACGAAGCTTCCTACTATCCCGGAGGTCAAGGTTGCAGATGTGTGGAATATCTGGCAGATTGACGAAAATGGCCAGTTGGTCGTGAGTGGGCATGACGTTAGCAAGAAGCCGGAGCCGGGGCCGGGGCCATCCCAGCCAGAACTATCGAAACTGGAGCCGCCACAGCCAGAGCCATCGAAGTTAGAGCCAGCAGAGCCGGATCGAAAGACGGAGTCACCACAAGCGGAGCCAACGGAACGCGAACCACTGCCGGAGCCATCAAAACCGGAGCTATCCCAGCCGGACATCCCTCCCATGGCCCCTGAGCTGTCTAAGAATGTTGCTGGTGAACCCACCGATCCCGTGCCGTCTCCTAAACTGATACAAATGCCTGAATCCGAACTCGAGAAGAAGCTAGAATCAGTCGTTGAGCCTGTGACCAAGCAAGAAGAGAACGAACCCTCTCCTGTCGAATCCCAAGCCCCTGGGCCGTTGACCATCGCTGAGCCTGAGATCCCAAACATAGCTAAATCACCAACCACGTCCCCGACCACTAGTAACCCGGATGCTGAGCTCCCAGCCATTGAATCTAAGATCATTGAGCCTCAGGAGACCAATAAGCCAAGTGAAGCAACCCCTAAGTTGAAGTTGGAGGAAACTGCTGAGAATATGGCCGCATCTGCCGATGGCAAAAGGGAGTCAGATGGTGACACTTAG
- a CDS encoding ATP synthase subunit H (COG:C;~EggNog:ENOG410PQN5;~InterPro:IPR019711;~PFAM:PF10775;~go_component: GO:0000276 - mitochondrial proton-transporting ATP synthase complex, coupling factor F(o) [Evidence IEA];~go_process: GO:0015986 - ATP synthesis coupled proton transport [Evidence IEA]) has translation MMSQTLRASRSLFSRASRQQVSVARRSFMNSAIRRADPVQELYLRELKAYKPTPVKPGDAEAHVQKFTAPKAPQSPEEANLAGELSAYESQEVEVEGQAASGEAAPVEEHWFVEPEEDEAPAH, from the exons ATGATGTCTCAGACTCTCAGAGCCTCG CGCTCCCTCTTCTCCCGCGCCTCTCGGCAACAGGTTTCTGTCGCTCGCCGCAGCTTCATGAACTCCGCTATCCGTCGGG CGGACCCCGTTCAGGAGCTCTACCTCCGCGAGCTGAAGGCCTACAAGCCCACCCCCGTCAAGCCTGGTGACGCCGAAGCCCACGTCCAGAAGTTCACTGCCCCCAAGGCTCCCCAATCCCCCGAGGAGGCCAACCTCGCCGGCGAGCTGTCCGCCTACGAGAGccaggaggttgaggttgagggcCAGGCCGCTAGCGGCGAGGCTGCCCCTGTTGAGGAGCACTGGTTCGTTGAGcccgaggaggatgaggctCCTGCCCACTAG
- the TVP18 gene encoding Tvp18 family protein (COG:U;~EggNog:ENOG410PKCP;~InterPro:IPR019365;~PFAM:PF10233;~TransMembrane:4 (i12-37o43-65i85-103o109-128i);~go_component: GO:0016021 - integral component of membrane [Evidence IEA]), translated as MTFREEFRSRNFSIYGQWTGVVAIILCLATGIASIFSFNAIRIIFSVLAIVSGLILIFVEVPFLLRICPTSAKFDNFIRRFTTNWMRAAMYAILSAIQWVSLVSGASSLIAAAVVLLLAGLFYALAGLKSQEFTSSKTLGGQGLAQMIV; from the exons ATGACATTCAGAGAGGAGTTTCGTTCAAGAAACTTCA GTATCTACGGACAATG GACTGGCGTGGTAGCCATTATTCTGTGTCTCGCGACTGGCATTGCTAGCATCTTCTCGTTCAACGCGATCCGGATCATCTTCAGTGTCCTCGCAAT TGTCTCAGGTCTCATTCTCATCTTCGTCGAAGTGCCCTTCCTCCTAAGAATATGCCCTACATCCGCCAAATTCGACAACTTCATCCGACGCTTCACGACCAACTGGATGCGCGCCGCGATGTACGCCATCCTGAGTGCCATACAATGGGTTAGTCTCGTCTCTGGCGCATCCAGTCTGATCGCAGCCGCCgtcgttcttcttctggcAGGTCTCTTTTACGCGCTTGCTGGTCTGAAGAGTCAAGAGTTCACTAGTAGCAAGACCTTGGGTGGACAAGGGCTCGCGCAGATGATTGTCTAG